In the genome of Lactuca sativa cultivar Salinas chromosome 3, Lsat_Salinas_v11, whole genome shotgun sequence, the window AATGGGGAAACATAAGTTCGTTTTGCTTTTCACTCATATCCTGGTTTTCATGGCTCCAGTTATTTTTGCTGGTCTCTTCTCATCACCTGAACCAGGCAATGAACTAGACGACAAGGATGCTGCAATGGATGCATTTATTAATCCTCATGATCCCGACTCTTTTGCAGCAGAGTTTGCCACTGATGACAAGGGGTGAGTACatatgtttcttcaattctttgcattaattatatatatttacattAATTTATTGTATAAAACTCTTGTAGTTCAGAAAGGAGGGACCTACATACCACATGCGAAGCAAAAAACGACATAGACAAATGCTGGAGGGGCAAATCCGATTGGGCAGAAAACCGTCAAGCATTAGCCGATTGTGTTCTTGGTTATGCAAAAGGAACCACCGGTGGCAAGGGTGGCGACATCTACGTGGTGACTGATCCTTCAGATGACGATTGTGAGAATCCAAAGGAAGGAACGCTACGTTTTGGTGTTACTCGAGATAGACCTTTATGGATTACATTCGACAAAGATATGGTGATCACGTTGAAACATGAGCTCATGATTAATAGCGACAAGACAATTGATGGTAGGGGTGCTTCTGTCGAGATTGCTAATGGTGGAGGTCTCGGTGTATACAAAGTGAACAATGTCATTATTCATGGGATCCACATCCACCATATAAAAGTAGTCGATGGTGGAAAGATTAGGACTTGTGAGACCAAAGCTGGGTCAAGATCAAAAAGCGATGGAGATGCTATTTCCGTTTTTGGTTCTACGAAGGTATGGATCGACCATGTGACACTCGATCATGGCGAAGATGGGCTCCTTGATGTCACCATGAAAAGTACAGCCGTAACCATTTCCAACTGCGACTTCAACCATCACGACAAAGTAAGAAGCATTTGAATATCTCATCAAGCTCAATGAGCGTTTAATTCTTTTTTGTAATCTCAAGTTTGGAAAATATGCATCAACAGGTGATGTTGCTAGGGGCAGATGATTCACATACGGAAGATAAAGATATGTTAGTCACAGTCGCATTCAACAGGTTTAATGAAGGATGTACCCAAAGAATGCCTAGGTGTCGTCATGGTTTTTTCCAGGTAGTTAACAATGACTATAACAAATGGAAAATGTATGCCATTGGTGGTAGCAGTAACCCTACTATCTTGAGTCAAGGCAACCGATTTATGGCTGCTGATGAGAAGAGATTAAAACAGGTATATATGCAAATTAAAAGCACCCATTAATTAAT includes:
- the LOC111891352 gene encoding pectate lyase 2, which codes for MGKHKFVLLFTHILVFMAPVIFAGLFSSPEPGNELDDKDAAMDAFINPHDPDSFAAEFATDDKGSERRDLHTTCEAKNDIDKCWRGKSDWAENRQALADCVLGYAKGTTGGKGGDIYVVTDPSDDDCENPKEGTLRFGVTRDRPLWITFDKDMVITLKHELMINSDKTIDGRGASVEIANGGGLGVYKVNNVIIHGIHIHHIKVVDGGKIRTCETKAGSRSKSDGDAISVFGSTKVWIDHVTLDHGEDGLLDVTMKSTAVTISNCDFNHHDKVMLLGADDSHTEDKDMLVTVAFNRFNEGCTQRMPRCRHGFFQVVNNDYNKWKMYAIGGSSNPTILSQGNRFMAADEKRLKQVTARNNAAEDEWKNWKWKSENDIFLNGAYFVQSGGDIQPTAEQSAGLIPPSTIPVETLTRDAGKLKCLPGQPC